Proteins from one Bifidobacterium sp. ESL0732 genomic window:
- a CDS encoding trypsin-like peptidase domain-containing protein, producing MAEDNKDEWSSGQPARPNEDTNMTPDSSDLAGSAHAESASAGSDNGDYAGAQANNSETADANENQSAATQPITTQDTQNFNSEANATPTEVFTTGYRPEDANSADTTSTNASDNPYANSSAADSDNSSNDSGPYRPAPEYGAYGPLPDHIGSSDTGNDYGNPNAAGNNGPVNAPSMPWNGIFGSAGQNPNVGQNGNGGENNNDYGSNGFGGPYNGGPGQPEGPNGGNFGGPNMPGSNGYGNGYAEPKSHSNIITAIVAAVVSAALCLGIGFLAISKGWVTVPTSSSMAGITSNKSGSGTANVKGGQAPDWAGVSSQVSNSVVSITTQVSQGIAKGSGAILDTKGHVVTNNHVVSGGQNIQVTLSNGQMYKASIVGADNTTDLAVIQLQGAPSDLKPVQFADSSKLAVGENVMAVGNPLGYDDTATTGIVSALNRPVSVMDDNNSEIVTNAVQIDAAINPGNSGGPTFNAAGEVIGINSSIASASSSSGQSGSIGIGFAIPSNLVKRVADQIVSNGSVQHAMLGVTIKSTNVESDGITRGGAQITTPSTGGSAVVKGSPADKAGLKADDTVVAFNGQAVGSSSALLGYVRAASLGDKVKLTIVRGGKTMDVDLTLDQKETDVKGSNRSETQKQNGNNGQNGQGQNGQGQNGQGGNSDGDGGGLFDPFGLW from the coding sequence ATGGCTGAAGATAATAAAGACGAGTGGAGCAGTGGTCAGCCTGCACGTCCCAATGAAGACACGAATATGACACCGGACTCATCAGATCTTGCCGGTAGTGCCCACGCCGAAAGCGCTTCGGCGGGCAGCGATAATGGCGATTACGCCGGAGCTCAGGCAAACAACAGCGAAACGGCCGATGCGAACGAGAATCAGTCGGCCGCCACGCAACCCATTACGACGCAGGATACGCAAAACTTCAATAGTGAAGCGAATGCCACGCCTACGGAAGTGTTCACGACCGGATACCGGCCCGAAGATGCGAATTCGGCCGATACCACCTCTACCAATGCTTCGGACAATCCTTACGCGAATTCCTCTGCGGCTGATTCCGACAACTCAAGCAATGATAGCGGCCCATACCGCCCGGCTCCGGAATATGGTGCCTATGGCCCGTTGCCTGATCACATCGGCAGCAGCGACACTGGCAACGACTACGGCAATCCGAACGCTGCCGGCAATAACGGTCCGGTGAACGCTCCGAGCATGCCTTGGAACGGCATCTTCGGCAGTGCCGGCCAGAATCCGAACGTCGGGCAGAACGGCAATGGCGGCGAGAACAACAACGATTACGGCAGCAACGGCTTCGGCGGCCCTTATAACGGTGGCCCTGGCCAGCCGGAAGGACCCAATGGCGGCAACTTCGGCGGTCCGAACATGCCCGGCAGCAACGGTTACGGAAACGGTTACGCAGAACCCAAATCCCATAGCAATATCATTACCGCCATCGTCGCGGCCGTGGTGAGTGCAGCGTTGTGCTTGGGCATCGGCTTCCTTGCCATTTCCAAAGGTTGGGTCACCGTTCCGACTTCGAGCTCCATGGCCGGTATCACTTCCAACAAGTCCGGCTCCGGCACCGCCAACGTCAAGGGCGGCCAAGCTCCCGACTGGGCTGGCGTCTCCTCGCAGGTCTCCAATTCCGTGGTCTCGATCACCACGCAGGTCAGCCAGGGCATCGCCAAGGGTTCCGGCGCGATTCTCGACACCAAGGGCCACGTCGTCACCAACAACCACGTTGTTTCCGGCGGCCAGAACATCCAGGTCACGCTTTCCAACGGCCAGATGTACAAGGCCTCCATCGTGGGTGCCGACAACACCACCGATCTCGCGGTGATTCAGCTGCAAGGTGCTCCGAGTGACCTCAAGCCGGTGCAATTCGCGGATTCTAGCAAGCTTGCGGTCGGCGAGAACGTGATGGCCGTCGGCAATCCGCTGGGTTACGACGACACCGCCACCACCGGCATCGTTTCCGCGCTCAACCGCCCGGTTTCGGTGATGGACGACAACAATTCCGAAATCGTGACCAACGCGGTGCAGATCGACGCGGCCATCAACCCGGGCAACTCGGGTGGCCCCACCTTCAACGCAGCTGGCGAGGTCATCGGCATCAATTCCTCGATCGCCTCCGCTTCCTCGTCTTCCGGTCAGTCCGGATCGATTGGCATCGGTTTCGCGATTCCCTCGAACCTCGTCAAGCGCGTGGCCGACCAGATCGTCAGCAATGGTTCCGTCCAGCACGCGATGCTCGGCGTAACCATCAAGTCCACGAATGTCGAATCCGACGGCATCACCCGCGGCGGCGCGCAGATTACCACTCCTTCCACCGGCGGCTCGGCCGTGGTCAAGGGAAGCCCGGCGGACAAGGCCGGTCTCAAGGCTGACGACACCGTGGTGGCCTTCAATGGCCAGGCGGTCGGCAGCAGCTCGGCACTGCTCGGCTACGTCCGTGCGGCGAGCCTCGGCGACAAGGTCAAGCTCACCATCGTGCGTGGCGGCAAGACCATGGATGTTGACCTCACCCTCGATCAGAAGGAAACCGACGTCAAGGGCAGCAACCGTTCCGAAACCCAGAAGCAAAACGGCAACAACGGTCAAAACGGCCAAGGTCAGAATGGCCAGGGCCAGAATGGCCAGGGCGGTAACAGCGACGGAGACGGCGGCGGCCTCTTCGACCCGTTCGGCCTCTGGTAA
- a CDS encoding TetR/AcrR family transcriptional regulator — protein sequence MASRTEDLRYQKNQNAIVGAFLKLLTKKPLHRITVKELAALAQINRNTFYLHYSGIGELYADVKDYLLQQIPDSPPGPEIPTPKEMSNYVSRLIETVEKDRKIYAILFNNTDTRDFEDDLKDTLFKSWMKTVIECLDPGQETLENASLRLDFIKTGIIGIFRSWMREHPDVSAETISTIISDMYAFGWAQIKVWE from the coding sequence TTGGCATCAAGAACGGAAGACCTCCGATATCAGAAAAACCAGAACGCGATCGTCGGCGCATTCCTTAAGCTTCTCACGAAGAAACCGCTCCATCGCATTACAGTTAAAGAACTCGCTGCACTGGCACAAATCAACCGAAACACGTTCTACTTGCATTATTCAGGAATCGGCGAACTATACGCAGACGTCAAGGATTACTTGCTGCAACAGATCCCGGATAGCCCTCCCGGCCCCGAAATCCCGACTCCGAAAGAAATGTCGAACTACGTTTCCCGTCTTATCGAAACAGTGGAAAAAGACCGTAAGATATATGCGATTCTGTTCAACAATACCGATACGCGAGATTTTGAAGACGATCTCAAGGACACATTGTTCAAATCGTGGATGAAGACGGTCATCGAATGCTTGGATCCGGGCCAGGAAACCTTGGAAAACGCAAGCCTGCGTCTGGACTTCATCAAAACCGGAATCATTGGTATTTTCAGGAGCTGGATGAGGGAACACCCGGATGTCTCTGCCGAAACCATCAGCACTATCATCAGCGATATGTACGCATTCGGATGGGCGCAGATCAAAGTCTGGGAATAA